The sequence below is a genomic window from Bacillota bacterium.
AAAAGACAGGCGATCGAAGGTCTATCCCAGCTATTTACAGATGATAAGAAGGCCGTTGACAAAGTCAAGAGCGAATACGAAGCAAAGCTGGAAGAACTCTATGCTCAGATTGGCCGCCTTACCACGCAGGTCAACTGGTTTAAAAAAAA
It includes:
- a CDS encoding transposase; its protein translation is MKKQYSPTFKAQIVLELLKEEKSVAQISSEHGIHPSQLHKWKRQAIEGLSQLFTDDKKAVDKVKSEYEAKLEELYAQIGRLTTQVNWFKK